The nucleotide window GGATTTTTGAGAGCCTCTTCTGCCTTTCCAAGCCATAGTTTTACTTCTGGATCCTCGGGTAGCTCAGTCGCCAACGCTGCCATGAGTTCCTTAGCCGATTGAGCACGTTCGAGCTCCAGCATGGCTTGAGCCGCACCGAGCTTCGCACTCACCACGGGATCATTGCGATCGCCCGTGATCTGAAGCGGTTCCTTATCTTCGCTGGATTTCGAATTGATAACGGAATCAAAACGCGCAAGCGCATCACCAGGTCGTTTATCAGCAAGCAAAACTCGACCGGCGCCCAAGAGCGCTTCTGTTCTGCCAGCATCCGCCGCTAAAGCTTTCTCAAAAACCAACGACGCTTCGCCAATACGTCCTTCTTGCTCGTAAATCAAACCAAGCAAAGACCACGCTGCGCCGCGTTGATATTTGGAAGCTGCTAGCACTTGACCTTCCACTTTTTTGAGACCTGCTCCCTCGTTTGCAAGAGCCTCAATCTCAGGACTACTTTGCCCAAGCTTCTTCCAAAGCAACCGTGCTTTGGCCAAACGCGCCTCAACATGCAAAGGGCTACTCGCAAGCACAGCTTCTGTTTTCTTAATAGCATTAGCGTCCTGGGCTTTGAAAAAAGAAATCCTAGCCAAACCCCATTTTGCTGAGCTGCCGCCTCCGTTTTTCGCAGCGGCTTCAAAAGCCCGTTGAGCATCTTCAATTTTCATGCTTTTTAGAGCCAGTTCACCGGCGAGAAGCTCCACCATCGGATCATTTGGCAACTCAACCCTTGCCTCAGCGAGTTTGCTTAGACTCTCATCAAGCTTGCCTTTGTGCGCATCCGAAGCAGCAACGCCAAGTGACGCTGCGGGAGCATCAAATTGACGGTCTCTGAGCCGCTGCAAAATGCCTGTCATGCGCGTTGTGCTTGCTGCGTTTTCGCCAAAACGAATTTGATGGTAACTCTCATGAAACAAACTTTTGCTTAATAGCAGCCGATTGAGACCGAAACGGTCGCGTCCCTTAGCGAGAATTTGCAAAGCCTTTTTACTGTTCGCAAAGGTATCCTGCACCACAAGGGCTTCTGCTTGTGAAACGATTTGCTTTGCTTCCGCGGGCGTTCCTGCAGCCGGGTAAAAGCGTTCAATAGCATACATGCCAAAATAGCCATAAGGCGTAAAACCAAGACCCGCTCCAAGACCAAGCAACATCAACAAAATACCGCTAGCGATTATAACCGGCATGAACCGCTTTAACTTGCTCGGCCGCTCGTCGGTGTCGTCGATTTCATCGCCACCGAAATCGTCGATAACACCTGGCACTCCGGCTGCTACGTCAAACTCCACACCGCCAGCAGCTTGAGGAATGTCGGCGAATTCCATCGAATCACCCACTTCAGGGGCGCCTAAATCAACTTCACCAAAACCAAGGTCTGCGCTTGCATCATCTTGCTCGAAGCCAAGGTCAGCTTCCGCGCCAATATCGAATTCAGCATCGGGCGCCACGTGCTGCGAATTGTCTGCTGCCGGAGCGGGGCTCGATTGTTCACCAAAGAGCTCTGCAAATGCATCGGCTTCGGTATCGCTATGCCCATCGCTCGTAAGATCGGTCATCAAGTCAAGGGCACTCACATCCGATGGGACAGAATCTTGTCCAAAAATATCGCCTGTTCCAAAGGCGTCAGGCTTACCGCTCGTTCCCTGTAACTCAAAATCCCGATTACCCGAAGAAACTGAAGCCGGCGGATCAGAAAATCCCAACTCAAGATCTTGAAACTCAAGGCCAGCGCTTTCATCTGCTTCGGAAACGGGCATGCTCGGCATGGGGGCAGGTAAACCCGAATCGCCTCGAGGTCGGACCAAGCCTTGTACGTTTTGCGGCGACGGTAGCGCTGCTAGACTTTTAGGAGAAGGAAGGTCAACACCCAACGAAGCGGCGGGCAAATTCGGATCGTACTTGCCAACGGCTTTTGAACTTTCCTGACCCGGAGCAACACTTGGCGCTTTTAATTCCAGATCAAAACTTAGTTCAGATTCTGATGATTGTTCACTCGCTGCCTTTTTGGATGTTGGAAGATCTCGAACGGTGCTCGAGGCAACTCGGGCAGGCAAATCAACTTTCTGAGGAAGGCCCGGTAGTTCAGCAAATCCATCTTTACCAGGCATTTTTCCGGGAGCAGGAAGATCAACTACATAAGGGCCCTCGGATTGATTTTGCGCCGCGGGAATGCTCAAAGCGGGCAGATCGGCATCCAAAGAAGGCAACAACGATGCTTTATCAAAGCGAAGATTTTTAGATACAAAAGGTGGGCTACTTGCTCTGGGCGCTGGAAGATCGGCATTATCGCGAAGTGCAGGTAAATCCGGATCAAAGCCTGGAGATTTGGCTCTAATCGAAGGAGGCGGAGGTGGTGGCTTCTTTACCGCCGGCAGCTTGCTAACTTGTTTTGGATCGAAACCTTTGCGAATCGATGCAAGTTCGACCCGGCCGAGCACTGGGGGTACCGAAATTTCAACTTTGCGAGGAAGATCGGAAGTTTGCAATCCACGTGGCAGTGGCGTTGCGCGACGTGTTTTTTCATGAGGCAACGCAACACCCGGTTTTGATGCAGGCAGTTCCGCACTTGGCGCTGCAGGTGGTCTTACGGTAAACGAAGTACCACACTTTGGGCAGCGCATCTTTGTGCCGCCGGAAGGCAATCGTCGTTCATCTACATCATATGGCGCTTTGCACGAGGCACAGGTAATTTTCATGCCAATGGACCCCACGTTTTCATCTACAATTTGGATGCTAACACGCTTCTCCTTGACCTCGAACATCTCTGCAGCATAAATGAACGACATGAAGCACACTGTGAGCCTAGAAATCGGTGGTACTCGATACCGCCTGAGTGCAGACGCAGAGGAAGAACACCTACGAAAACTCGGTCAAATTGTGAATGATCGGATTGAAGCGCTAGGAAATGGGGCCGACCGCGCAAGTGCCGCCCAAAAATTGGTAGTGGTAGCGCTAGGCCTGGCCGATGACCTTCTGTCGCTGGAAAATCGCCAACGCGTCCTGCAGCAAACCACGAAGGATATCGTTCAAAGCGCCATCGATCGTATCGATCAACGCTTGGAGCTTGGCCAAAACGCCTAAGCTTGATCGTAAAAGCCATGGTACTCAAAGCGCTCGATCTTCCCGAAGACCAATTGCGCGCTCAGGTTAAGGCGCAGCTGCGTGCTCGCATGCAAAGCCTTCGCGATGCCCTTCCTTTGCAAGCAGGTCAGAAGCGTGCATCAAAAATTATCGAAACACTTAAAAATACCGCTGAGCTCAAAAAGGCGAAAACCTTAGCAGCATATTTACCTTTCGGAAGCGAGATAGAACTCAGACCATTCCTAGAGGATTGGTTGGCAAAAGGTAAAATACTTTTTCTACCGCGCTCGCAGCTGAGCAACCACACGATGAGCTTTCATCGCGTCTTTTCATTGCAAGCGCTGCAACCAGGAAGCTTTGATATCGAAGAGCCTGCTGGCGATGCGCCTCTTCTGGAAGACAGCTCCTTGGACGTCATCCTTGTACCCGCGCTGGCCGTTGATCCGACAGGACACCGCATCGGCTATGGACGAGGCTACTATGATCGATGGTTCGCGCAGTCCCAAACGACTGCTTTTCGCATCTGTCTCGTTTATGACTTTCAATTGATCCCAGAAGCTCCTGCCCACGAGCACGATCAGCTGGTTCAACTTGTTATTACCGACACCGCTAGCTATCGAACTAAGCTAGCTGCCAAGTAAACGTCGCAAACTTTCATTAACGAGTTTGGGATTAGCGGCGCCACCTGTTGCCCTCATCACTTGACCGACAAAGAAACCAATCAGCGACTGCTTGCCATCTTTGTATTGCGCCACTTTATCCGGATTCGCATCGAGAACTTTTTGTACCTCGGCATCGATCGCTCCCACATCGGTAACCTGCGCTAGCCCCTGCTCATCGACAATCTGCTTAGGCGTATGCCCGGTACTAATCATGGCGGAAAATACATCTTTCGCCATTTTTCCACTGATAACGTTGTCTTCCACCAAAATCAAAAGCTCAGCAAGATCTTGCGCCGTCACCGGTATATTGGCTTCTAAACCTGTGGTCTGCGTGTGTCTTAGGACTTCCCCTTGCACAAAATTAGCAACCCGCTTGCCGATCGCATCGGTTTTTTTCGAAGGCCACTGTTTCTTGCAAAGCTGCACGCTCTGTTCAAAGAAACCCGCTACAGCCGGATGGCCACTAAGAACCTCGGCGTCTTTTTCAGTTAAGCCAAGTTCACTTTGCCACCGCTCACGTTTGGCTTCAGCCAGTTCAGGAAGCTTTTCTTTTTGTTCAGCGATAAAGCTTTCTCTCAATACCAAAGGTGGTAGGTCGGGATCGGGGAAATAGCGGTAGTCATGCGCTTCTTCCTTTCCGCGCATCGCCAAAGTCTTGCCTTGCCCATCGCTCCATGTTCGCGTTTCTTGAACAACGGTTCCACCGCCTGAGATCAAGGCTTCTTGACGAATTATTTCGTATTCGATGGCTTTGCGAACGAAACGAAAGGAATTGATATTTTTTAGCTCGACACGCGTACCAAATTTTTCTTGACCCACAGGACGAATCGAGACGTTTGCATCACAGCGAAAGGAGCCCTCTTCAAGATTGCCATCGTTTACGCCAACAAAAAGCAGCACTTCACGAAGCTGCCGCAAATAAGCCTCTGCTTCGGCAGCGCTTCGCATATCGGGGTGACTAACAATTTCGATCAACGGAACGCCGGAACGGTTAAAGTCGACCAAGGTGTCGCTTCCGCCACCTGCGCCGTGAATATTCTTTGCTGCATCTTCTTCCATGTGGATTCGCTGAATCCGCAAAGTGCGGGGTTTGTTGTCGATTTGAATCTCGACTTTCCCCTCTTCAGCATAGGGACGATCGAATTGCGAGATCTGATAGCCCTTCGGTAGATCTGGATAGAAATAGTGCTTGCGATCAAAACGACTCCAAGGGCGAACGCTGCAGCCTAGAGCCAAAGCCGCTTGCACAGCCATTTCAACAGCCTTCGCGTTCAGGACCGGCAATGCACCAGGCAATCCCAGACACACGGGTGCGATCTGTGTGTTGGGAGCAGCCCCAAACGCAGCCGATGCTGTTGAAAACAACTTTGAGTGACTGAGTAATTGGGCGTGCACCTCTAGACCAATCACAGGTTCAAACGCAGACTTGCTGCTGGCATTATGCTCTTTTAATGCGGTAGACATGACGGAGCTTATACTGCAAGGTTCCTTTTTAGGCGAGAGCATGGCTGGGCAGATTCTAATTATCGATGATGACAAAGCTTTTGGCAGCGGACTTGCCAGAAACCTACGTGGCGACGGGCATGAAGTCAGTGTCGCGCGAAACGCAAAAGAAGCTCGCCTGGCCATGAGCCAAGAGGCCGACGCGGTCGTCCTCGACTATCAACTTCCCGACGGGAACGGCATCAACCTGCTTCAGGAGCTCAAATCGCTTTACCCCAACGTCATGTTTATCATGGTTACAGCCTTTCCCGACGTTGATATCGCTGTGCAAGCCATGCGCGGCGGGGCCTTTGACTACGTCTCCAAAGGCAGCGACATTCGCGAATCGCTGTTGCGTATTGAGCGCGGTGTTGACGTCGCTACACTAAAACGCCAGGTAGCTGAAACCGCTTTACAGGACGAGCACGGAACCCCTGCCGATCAAATGCTGCTAGGCAAAAGCCCACAAATGCATCGCTTGCGCGAAACACTCGATGCATTGGCGGTCGCCGACAATACAACGGTACTTGTCTCTGGAGAAACAGGCACCGGTAAAAGCTTGATTGCACGCATCGTACACGGACGATCAAAAAGGCGATACGAACCTTTTGTCGCAGTTGACTGCACAACAATTCCAACCACCCTCATTGAAAGCGAACTATTCGGACATCAAAAAGGCGCGTTCAGTGGTGCTATCAAAACGAAACAGGGCCGCGTCGAAGTCGCTGGCAACGGAACCTTGTTTCTTGATGAGATTGGCGAACTTGATCTTGCGATTCAAACAAAATTACTTCGACTAATTGAGGAGCGCGAGTTTACTCGAGTGGGAGGAACACATCCACTTAGCCTACGCGCACGCATTATCACCGCTACCAATCGCAATTTATCTCGAGCGGTAGAAGAAGGACGTTTTCGTCAAGACTTACGATTCCGCTTGGAAGTGTTCGTCGTTGAAGTTCCCACACTGCGTGAACGAAGCTATGACATTGCATTGCTCGCAAACCATTTCGTTCAGGAGCAAGCACGCGCACTTGGTCGAGAGGGACTAACCCTCGACGGCGAAGTGCTTGCTTTAATGGAGCGTTACCCTTTTCCAGGAAACATTCGAGAACTTAAAAACATGATCGCGCAAGCCGCTTTGCTCGCACGTGATGCTCTTTTGGGCATTGACGAATTTCCCGTGCTTCGACGTGTCAAAAGTGGTTGGTCCCCACCCATACAAAGCCAAAGACCGAGTAGCCGACCTTTGGATTCTACACCGCCACGCTATCGCCTTAGTCAGTCTCCAGAATCGACACTCAAAGACTCACGTCCTCTTTCAAGAGGCTCAAGACCACCTTACGCACTCTCCGAAATACGTAAAAAACATCAACTCACTGAAAAACAGAATTTGATTGAAGCGCTCAGCGCTACCGGGGGAAATGTAACCCAGGCGGCCAAGCAACTTGGTCTTTCGCGTTTTCAGTTAATGCGCCGGCTAAAAAAATACCAGCTGGATAAGTAAAAATCGTGCGAAACCGATCCGATATTGTGCGACTTAAAGCGCGCTTTCGCACGATCTCGCCCGTTTGAAAGATCTCAATCTAAGAATATCATTTGATTTCAGCCAATCTCAAGCTGGCACGAAGTTTGTATATCTAAAGGTCTAGATGGTTGAAAACCACCATAGCGCAACAAACCCGCGCGACCTTAGCTGGAGCGATACCCAAACCCGGGAGGCCCTTGCCCAATACAGGGGCCTCCTTATTCATCTTGCGAAAAAATACAGCTTTGCAGCACAGCAATGCGGCGGGCTCGACACTGAAGATCTGGTCTCCGAAGGACAAATCGCTACGCTGGAAGCATTACGCGACTTCCGCAATTTCGGCATGAGCGAAAAAAACTGGGTTGCTCTCAGAGTCCGACAACGCATGATCGACGCGATTCGTAGAATGGATCCCCGATCACGGACCACCACCTGCCGGTCCCAAACCCACGAGGCAGAAACAGCCAATCCGTCCCCTCCTCGACTGCGTCTGGTGCATGGTTATAAAAACACTCAAGAAAAAGCTCCGATCTACGATTACTCCCAAGCCATTCGTCTTGTGGCGGACTCAGATACGCCTACCGCTGACGACATCGTATACAGGAACTCACAGCGACAACTTATTGCCACTGCGTTAACCTATTTATCGGAACGTCAACGCATGGCTTTGCAACTAAAACTACAAGAGGATTTAGACCTTCAAGAAATCGGGATACGCATGGGGATAAGCATCTCCCGCGTCCGCCAATTGCAGCAACGCGCGATTGCAAATTTGCACCAACTTGTCGTTCACAATTCTGAAGCGCAAACGGCCTAGTAAACGGAAACTCAAGGAAACGAGAAGCATGTCGACAAACGAAAAATCACACAAACCACTACCGCGCGCTTCGATACTGCTTGTCGATGATGAACCTCTTTTTTTGAGAAGCATAAAACGTGACCTTATTCGCCTTGGTTACAGCACCGCCTCAGCGAGCGACCCGAGTATCGCCTTAGCCATGTTGGAAGTGCGGCACTTCGACGTTGTGGTTTCCGATTTACAGATGCCCATGCCAGACGGACAGGTATTTGCTGTCCATGCATCGCGTACGGCACCCACTACCCCCATTGTAGTTCTAACAGGCGAAGATAGCTTAAGGCGTATTCACGAATCGCTCGATCACACCACAGTTGAAGCTGTTATGCCCAAGCCCTATCAAACTCAGCAACTCGAAGAAGCCATTCAAAAAGCGCTAGTGCAAAGTCGCATTCGCTTGCAGAGCCATGAGGGTGAAGCGCGTGTTATTGCCACAGGTCTAGTGCGGGCACTGGCTCTTCGGGACATTGAGACTGAAAGTCATTCAAGACGCGTAGCCGCTTGGGCTGCTATTTTAGGGAAAGCCTTCGGTATCGATGGGGAAGAGCTTCTACAGATCGAACTTGGATCTCTTTTGCATGATGTGGGGAAAATAGGCGTCCCCGATTCGATTCTGCGTAAGCCTGGAAAACTCGACGCCGAGGAGTGGAATGAGATGCGCAAACATCCTGCCTATGGACGTGAAATGGTCAGTGGCATTGCAGCACTTGAAGGTGCCAGCAAAGTTATTTACGGCCACCATGAACGCTGGGACGGCAAAGGATATCCTCATGGCTTAGTTGGCAAAGACATTCCGATTGGCGCGAGAATTTTTGCGATTGTGGACACCTACGATGCCATGACAAGTGATCGTGTTTATCGAGCTGCACTTTCACACGACGATGCTGTCGAGGAGATTCGGAGTTTGGCAGAGGTACAGTACGATCCCAGACTTGTTGAATGTTTCTTGGCAATTGATCCAGACATGTGGCAGGACATTCGACAACGCTTTCGAGATGATCGGCTCTCTTTCGTTGAAATGGAGAAGCACGACGAAACGGCCGCTGCCTAAATCGTTACACCCCTTGAAATACGTTAAATCGGTGGCGCTCCTGGCGCATTGTGCGTAGATTTAGGACATGCATGCTTTGCTCAAAGGACTGATTTCTCGGCTTCCTCTAAAGCCTGGCGTGTACATCTTTAAAAACGCTCAGTCGGAATATCTTTATATCGGCAAGGCAAGCAACCTACGAAATCGGGTGCGCAGCTATTTCCAAGAGAGCACAACCGATACGCGCTTTTTCATTCCTTTTTTACACGATGAAGTTGAGAGCATTGAAACGATCGTCGTGGCCAATGAAAAAGAAGCTGCGCTTCTTGAAAACACGCTCATCAAACAGCACAAGCCCAAGTACAATGTTAAGCTTCGTGATGACAAAGAGTACCTCTCTTTACGACTTGACCCCAAGATAGCCTGGCCCCGATTGGAAGCGGTTCGAAAACCGCAGGACGACGAAGCGCTGTATTTCGGACCCTACCCGTCTGCGACTACCGCACGACGCACGCTACGCTTGATTAATCGACACTTCAGACTTCGAACCTGCACGGACCGCGAGTTCTCTTCAAGAAAACGCCCCTGCTTGCAATACCAAATCAAACGCTGTCCAGCACCATGCGTACTTTCCGTTGATAAAGCGCAATATGATGAACAGATAAAAAGTGTGGCTCTCTTTCTCAACGGTCAACACGATCGCCTTTTAAATTTACTAAACCAGCGAATGCACGAAGCATCACTGGACGAGTCTTATGAACTGGCGGCTATTTACCGAGACCAACTAAACGCCGTACAGAACGCCGTTGAAAAACAAAGTGTCGCTATGAACACGTCTTTGGATCAGGATGTGATCCATCTTTTTCGCGAAGAGAAAAACGCTGCTATTGCAATGCTTTGGATCCGTTCCGGAAAACTCATTCAAGTCCGTAATTTTTTCATCAAGAACATTCACATACCGGACGAGGAGCTTTTAAGCGCTTTTGTCTCTGACTATTACAGCAACATGTCGTTTGCACCGGATGAGATAGTAGTCCCACAAAAGCTTGAGCTGATGGATGGCATCCAAGCCATGCTTAGTGAAAAAGGAAAAAAAGCAGTCAAACTTCGAGTCCCGCAAAAAGGTATTCGCTTGAAGCTCCTATCCCTTGCACGAGACAACGCTGAGAAGAATTTCAAAGAACATAAAAAGCAGCAACTGAATCGTGACGCCATGTTGGCTTCACTTCAAAAACTTTTACGTCTTGAGACCTTACCGAGGCGCATCG belongs to Myxococcales bacterium and includes:
- a CDS encoding zinc-ribbon domain-containing protein, producing MKITCASCKAPYDVDERRLPSGGTKMRCPKCGTSFTVRPPAAPSAELPASKPGVALPHEKTRRATPLPRGLQTSDLPRKVEISVPPVLGRVELASIRKGFDPKQVSKLPAVKKPPPPPPSIRAKSPGFDPDLPALRDNADLPAPRASSPPFVSKNLRFDKASLLPSLDADLPALSIPAAQNQSEGPYVVDLPAPGKMPGKDGFAELPGLPQKVDLPARVASSTVRDLPTSKKAASEQSSESELSFDLELKAPSVAPGQESSKAVGKYDPNLPAASLGVDLPSPKSLAALPSPQNVQGLVRPRGDSGLPAPMPSMPVSEADESAGLEFQDLELGFSDPPASVSSGNRDFELQGTSGKPDAFGTGDIFGQDSVPSDVSALDLMTDLTSDGHSDTEADAFAELFGEQSSPAPAADNSQHVAPDAEFDIGAEADLGFEQDDASADLGFGEVDLGAPEVGDSMEFADIPQAAGGVEFDVAAGVPGVIDDFGGDEIDDTDERPSKLKRFMPVIIASGILLMLLGLGAGLGFTPYGYFGMYAIERFYPAAGTPAEAKQIVSQAEALVVQDTFANSKKALQILAKGRDRFGLNRLLLSKSLFHESYHQIRFGENAASTTRMTGILQRLRDRQFDAPAASLGVAASDAHKGKLDESLSKLAEARVELPNDPMVELLAGELALKSMKIEDAQRAFEAAAKNGGGSSAKWGLARISFFKAQDANAIKKTEAVLASSPLHVEARLAKARLLWKKLGQSSPEIEALANEGAGLKKVEGQVLAASKYQRGAAWSLLGLIYEQEGRIGEASLVFEKALAADAGRTEALLGAGRVLLADKRPGDALARFDSVINSKSSEDKEPLQITGDRNDPVVSAKLGAAQAMLELERAQSAKELMAALATELPEDPEVKLWLGKAEEALKNPDVAEKLYREAIKIAPHDFSGYLALSQLFFSMDKTEDAARILRNAEGKVADNAERRRMLGRAELSRGEIDAALKQFRSALELEPDNLPARFDLGMGLRHAGKLDEASSVLNEVEKKDPSFPGLAVEQGRIFEARGQWEAAVRNYRTALEKSPQDSNLLMRLGASQVEAGHTDAAAETLEKVREIRPNSAEVAFFMGRVAFDRKKLNVALEEFRKATALDSKQGEYFMYAGWAALEAGTNIGSALDFSNTAIKLDPSLGDAYWVRGKVMLRTGAVEDARRDFERVIKIKPSRYEVYADLGDAYDQLRKISQAIEAYEQAVSYDERKGQWWYRLGALMIESGRVKPGLDALERAVKAGSSETDAPDWLSEAHRLIAEALVLEHRRAEALEHYQHYLDLAPATAIDREEVEAIIKAYKNQEGSGS
- a CDS encoding cell division protein ZapA; this encodes MKHTVSLEIGGTRYRLSADAEEEHLRKLGQIVNDRIEALGNGADRASAAQKLVVVALGLADDLLSLENRQRVLQQTTKDIVQSAIDRIDQRLELGQNA
- a CDS encoding 5-formyltetrahydrofolate cyclo-ligase — encoded protein: MVLKALDLPEDQLRAQVKAQLRARMQSLRDALPLQAGQKRASKIIETLKNTAELKKAKTLAAYLPFGSEIELRPFLEDWLAKGKILFLPRSQLSNHTMSFHRVFSLQALQPGSFDIEEPAGDAPLLEDSSLDVILVPALAVDPTGHRIGYGRGYYDRWFAQSQTTAFRICLVYDFQLIPEAPAHEHDQLVQLVITDTASYRTKLAAK
- the gatB gene encoding Asp-tRNA(Asn)/Glu-tRNA(Gln) amidotransferase subunit GatB gives rise to the protein MSTALKEHNASSKSAFEPVIGLEVHAQLLSHSKLFSTASAAFGAAPNTQIAPVCLGLPGALPVLNAKAVEMAVQAALALGCSVRPWSRFDRKHYFYPDLPKGYQISQFDRPYAEEGKVEIQIDNKPRTLRIQRIHMEEDAAKNIHGAGGGSDTLVDFNRSGVPLIEIVSHPDMRSAAEAEAYLRQLREVLLFVGVNDGNLEEGSFRCDANVSIRPVGQEKFGTRVELKNINSFRFVRKAIEYEIIRQEALISGGGTVVQETRTWSDGQGKTLAMRGKEEAHDYRYFPDPDLPPLVLRESFIAEQKEKLPELAEAKRERWQSELGLTEKDAEVLSGHPAVAGFFEQSVQLCKKQWPSKKTDAIGKRVANFVQGEVLRHTQTTGLEANIPVTAQDLAELLILVEDNVISGKMAKDVFSAMISTGHTPKQIVDEQGLAQVTDVGAIDAEVQKVLDANPDKVAQYKDGKQSLIGFFVGQVMRATGGAANPKLVNESLRRLLGS
- a CDS encoding sigma-54-dependent Fis family transcriptional regulator, with product MTELILQGSFLGESMAGQILIIDDDKAFGSGLARNLRGDGHEVSVARNAKEARLAMSQEADAVVLDYQLPDGNGINLLQELKSLYPNVMFIMVTAFPDVDIAVQAMRGGAFDYVSKGSDIRESLLRIERGVDVATLKRQVAETALQDEHGTPADQMLLGKSPQMHRLRETLDALAVADNTTVLVSGETGTGKSLIARIVHGRSKRRYEPFVAVDCTTIPTTLIESELFGHQKGAFSGAIKTKQGRVEVAGNGTLFLDEIGELDLAIQTKLLRLIEEREFTRVGGTHPLSLRARIITATNRNLSRAVEEGRFRQDLRFRLEVFVVEVPTLRERSYDIALLANHFVQEQARALGREGLTLDGEVLALMERYPFPGNIRELKNMIAQAALLARDALLGIDEFPVLRRVKSGWSPPIQSQRPSSRPLDSTPPRYRLSQSPESTLKDSRPLSRGSRPPYALSEIRKKHQLTEKQNLIEALSATGGNVTQAAKQLGLSRFQLMRRLKKYQLDK
- a CDS encoding sigma-70 family RNA polymerase sigma factor, whose translation is MVENHHSATNPRDLSWSDTQTREALAQYRGLLIHLAKKYSFAAQQCGGLDTEDLVSEGQIATLEALRDFRNFGMSEKNWVALRVRQRMIDAIRRMDPRSRTTTCRSQTHEAETANPSPPRLRLVHGYKNTQEKAPIYDYSQAIRLVADSDTPTADDIVYRNSQRQLIATALTYLSERQRMALQLKLQEDLDLQEIGIRMGISISRVRQLQQRAIANLHQLVVHNSEAQTA
- a CDS encoding HD domain-containing protein, which encodes MSTNEKSHKPLPRASILLVDDEPLFLRSIKRDLIRLGYSTASASDPSIALAMLEVRHFDVVVSDLQMPMPDGQVFAVHASRTAPTTPIVVLTGEDSLRRIHESLDHTTVEAVMPKPYQTQQLEEAIQKALVQSRIRLQSHEGEARVIATGLVRALALRDIETESHSRRVAAWAAILGKAFGIDGEELLQIELGSLLHDVGKIGVPDSILRKPGKLDAEEWNEMRKHPAYGREMVSGIAALEGASKVIYGHHERWDGKGYPHGLVGKDIPIGARIFAIVDTYDAMTSDRVYRAALSHDDAVEEIRSLAEVQYDPRLVECFLAIDPDMWQDIRQRFRDDRLSFVEMEKHDETAAA
- the uvrC gene encoding excinuclease ABC subunit UvrC; amino-acid sequence: MHALLKGLISRLPLKPGVYIFKNAQSEYLYIGKASNLRNRVRSYFQESTTDTRFFIPFLHDEVESIETIVVANEKEAALLENTLIKQHKPKYNVKLRDDKEYLSLRLDPKIAWPRLEAVRKPQDDEALYFGPYPSATTARRTLRLINRHFRLRTCTDREFSSRKRPCLQYQIKRCPAPCVLSVDKAQYDEQIKSVALFLNGQHDRLLNLLNQRMHEASLDESYELAAIYRDQLNAVQNAVEKQSVAMNTSLDQDVIHLFREEKNAAIAMLWIRSGKLIQVRNFFIKNIHIPDEELLSAFVSDYYSNMSFAPDEIVVPQKLELMDGIQAMLSEKGKKAVKLRVPQKGIRLKLLSLARDNAEKNFKEHKKQQLNRDAMLASLQKLLRLETLPRRIECIDISHSAGQDTVASIVSMQDGLLNSDGYRSFTIKTTNSGDDYTAMHEALSRRFRRARDQEKGWELPDLLVVDGGKGQLKIAETVLREMAIDNVAIAGLAKGRINALGQSVEERIFTVNRKNPVSVSDHRETLFLTTLRDEAHRRANRLRIGKNAQRFRIQRLDQIAGVGKKTRINLIKALGSLDAVKKADLPQLLAAGANKKQAQAIYEIFHGDASAASQEAELSAVDNAFDLE